One genomic window of Methanosalsum zhilinae DSM 4017 includes the following:
- a CDS encoding transglutaminase-like domain-containing protein — translation MKKSSCIVSMILIILSIIFSGCISEPVPKIEQFIESTGIAPQSSERYEPDPDSFTIPAIPEYDPAKYENAPQANSQRPPGFELSSSYYYRPFYSSGTAVVEVFIENKGASPVFVYEYGLRAPDSSIQTMKITGKTIESGQKEYLGIATIPVPSGTDNMSLQLGISMLAQDRDGKWYDYNIRYFEEFTVEIRSIPEKEEPMYHTNPPHLFKRTNNNIEPLHPDIRAASTLAAREYPGEYNIYQVCAIFDHVRNNINYVSDPRGTDYWAPASETLQIGAGDCEDYAILIISMVESVGGTGRMYVTDTHAFAGVYIGNDPEKVNRITEGVRKYYGDVPVYYSTDTYGSWLILDATAGIYAGDLPADAAPTEDGWTYMGTDTITAIDIDH, via the coding sequence ATGAAAAAAAGTTCCTGTATAGTATCAATGATCCTTATTATATTATCAATAATTTTTTCAGGATGCATTTCAGAACCTGTACCAAAGATTGAACAGTTCATTGAGAGTACCGGCATTGCCCCACAATCTTCTGAAAGGTATGAACCTGACCCGGATTCATTTACCATTCCAGCAATACCTGAGTACGATCCTGCAAAATATGAGAATGCACCGCAGGCAAATTCCCAGAGACCACCTGGTTTTGAACTTTCCAGCAGCTATTACTACAGACCCTTTTACAGTTCAGGGACTGCGGTTGTGGAAGTATTTATAGAAAACAAAGGTGCATCGCCTGTATTTGTTTATGAGTACGGATTGAGAGCACCTGACAGCAGTATACAAACAATGAAAATTACAGGAAAGACCATAGAATCCGGACAGAAAGAATATCTGGGAATTGCTACAATACCAGTACCTTCCGGTACAGATAATATGTCCCTTCAGCTTGGAATATCAATGCTTGCACAGGATAGGGACGGCAAATGGTATGATTATAACATACGTTATTTTGAAGAGTTTACAGTAGAAATCAGATCAATTCCAGAAAAAGAAGAGCCTATGTATCACACAAACCCACCACATCTCTTCAAAAGAACAAACAATAACATAGAGCCACTTCATCCGGATATAAGAGCAGCATCAACCCTGGCTGCAAGAGAATACCCCGGAGAGTACAATATATATCAGGTATGTGCTATCTTCGATCATGTCAGGAATAATATCAACTATGTAAGTGATCCAAGAGGAACAGATTACTGGGCCCCTGCTTCAGAGACGCTCCAGATAGGGGCAGGTGACTGTGAAGATTATGCAATATTGATCATATCAATGGTTGAATCTGTTGGCGGTACAGGACGCATGTATGTAACCGATACACATGCTTTTGCAGGAGTATATATTGGAAATGATCCAGAGAAGGTCAACCGGATCACAGAAGGTGTCCGGAAATACTATGGAGACGTACCGGTATATTATTCAACAGATACATATGGTTCATGGCTGATTTTGGATGCAACAGCAGGTATATATGCAGGAGATCTTCCGGCAGACGCAGCACCTACAGAAGACGGATGGACCTATATGGGAACAGATACCATCACAGCCATTGATATTGACCATTGA
- a CDS encoding DUF366 family protein, whose amino-acid sequence MKYIVLEDEVSYDGHQISSLWAYENTGSLDDTIIAFRGPCGVSIEHMIDLEDRVSDESIESPDMIHFICEHFDSTDLKLVYARQRLFVLIVSEILSRYGLVTERNGDDLFFNDRKLSVSIASVSPVSQKFHFGMNIVHEHYASLKMAGIKEDDIYSLMDEICDRYCMEFKDIERDLRKSRPLDVI is encoded by the coding sequence GTGAAATATATTGTTCTGGAAGATGAGGTAAGCTATGACGGCCATCAGATATCTTCACTGTGGGCCTATGAAAACACTGGCTCTCTTGATGACACCATCATTGCATTCAGGGGACCATGTGGTGTCAGCATTGAACATATGATAGATCTGGAGGATAGGGTATCAGATGAGTCAATAGAGTCACCTGACATGATACATTTCATTTGCGAACATTTTGATTCCACTGATCTAAAGCTTGTTTATGCAAGACAGAGATTATTTGTTCTGATAGTATCTGAAATACTTTCCAGATATGGATTGGTAACAGAACGCAATGGAGATGATCTCTTTTTCAATGACCGGAAACTATCTGTATCAATTGCCAGTGTTTCACCCGTATCCCAGAAATTTCATTTTGGAATGAATATAGTACATGAACATTATGCAAGCCTGAAAATGGCAGGTATCAAAGAAGACGATATATATTCACTGATGGATGAAATATGTGATCGATACTGTATGGAATTTAAGGATATTGAAAGGGATCTTCGAAAATCAAGACCTTTGGATGTGATCTGA
- the truD gene encoding tRNA pseudouridine(13) synthase TruD, producing MQVYDIEKQIGIELYSTSSQGTGGILRKLIEDFQVREITNRKEGFEGKYLILELTKHNWDTHHVVRELSRRLRISQKRIGFAGTKDKRAETTQKISIFDLNETDIENVHLKDVDLKVIGRSNKSIGLGDLTGNEFRITIRNIDHSKAELKEILSSITMEIDKNGGVPNYFGIQRFGSLRPITHLVGESLVKGDSEEAALKYISMTFQDEPEDTKNARNFVADTRNFIEGLKLYPHHLRYERTMMHHLVNEPGDYEGAFLILPENLRRMFVHAYQSYIFNRIISERMRRGLPLNQAVKGDVVCFKNSAGLPDTSRTEKVSERTIDGINNLIRRKRAFVTAPLIGYETEFSEDEPGEIERTIFDQTGVSRKHFAEIPVSGISSRGMRREILLNVSPVFSTEDDETSPGRSKAILEFTLPKGSYATTVLREYMKVHPLEMS from the coding sequence ATGCAGGTTTACGATATAGAAAAACAGATAGGAATAGAATTATACTCTACCTCATCCCAGGGAACCGGAGGTATTCTCAGAAAGCTTATCGAGGATTTTCAGGTAAGGGAAATTACAAATCGAAAGGAAGGATTTGAAGGTAAATATCTGATACTTGAACTGACAAAACATAACTGGGATACGCATCACGTTGTCAGGGAACTCTCACGCAGGCTCAGGATCAGCCAGAAAAGAATAGGTTTTGCAGGTACCAAGGATAAAAGAGCAGAAACCACACAGAAAATAAGTATATTTGACCTGAATGAAACTGATATAGAAAATGTTCACCTCAAAGATGTGGATCTAAAAGTGATCGGAAGATCCAATAAATCCATAGGGCTGGGAGATCTTACAGGAAATGAATTCAGAATAACTATACGCAATATTGATCACAGCAAGGCTGAACTAAAAGAGATACTCAGTAGCATCACAATGGAAATCGATAAAAACGGTGGTGTTCCAAACTATTTCGGTATTCAGAGATTTGGCTCCCTGCGACCCATTACACATCTTGTGGGTGAATCTCTTGTTAAGGGAGATTCAGAGGAAGCTGCACTTAAATATATTTCCATGACATTTCAGGACGAACCTGAGGATACAAAGAATGCAAGGAACTTTGTTGCTGATACCAGGAATTTTATAGAAGGGTTGAAACTGTATCCTCACCATCTTCGATATGAAAGAACAATGATGCATCATCTGGTTAATGAACCCGGTGACTATGAAGGTGCTTTCCTGATACTGCCGGAAAACCTTCGCAGAATGTTTGTACACGCTTATCAGTCATATATATTCAACCGGATTATCTCAGAGAGAATGCGAAGAGGACTTCCATTGAACCAGGCTGTTAAAGGAGATGTTGTATGCTTCAAGAACAGTGCCGGACTTCCTGACACATCCAGAACTGAAAAGGTAAGTGAAAGAACGATTGATGGAATAAATAATCTTATCCGGCGAAAAAGAGCTTTTGTAACTGCTCCTCTTATCGGATACGAAACTGAGTTCAGTGAAGATGAACCTGGTGAAATTGAGAGAACAATATTCGATCAGACCGGTGTTTCCAGAAAGCATTTTGCAGAAATTCCTGTCAGTGGTATATCTTCCAGAGGCATGAGACGAGAGATATTGCTCAACGTGAGTCCTGTATTCAGTACTGAAGATGACGAGACGAGTCCTGGCAGATCAAAGGCAATCCTTGAATTTACTCTTCCAAAGGGTAGCTATGCAACAACTGTTCTCAGGGAGTACATGAAAGTACATCCCCTTGAAATGTCCTGA
- a CDS encoding 7-carboxy-7-deazaguanine synthase QueE — MQAPISEIFCSVQGEGPYVGTRQVFVRFSGCNLSCSYCDTPQEIASQCRFEPEPGTSVFEYMSNPLTAEKVDLLISGFNNIHSVSLTGGEPLLYSDFIKHMQTSYPLYLESNMTLPDAARNIRDNVAYVSGDIKLIDKMAGSELEHHLDSTIRCFRQLRSTSERICFSKIVISGDTDMQLLFSVVDSISDYVSCVVLQPVTNSPNSADVRVLLDIQDRLLDTVDTRIIPQTHKMLGCL, encoded by the coding sequence ATGCAGGCTCCGATAAGTGAGATTTTTTGTTCGGTGCAGGGTGAAGGTCCCTATGTGGGGACAAGACAGGTATTTGTGCGGTTCTCTGGCTGCAATCTTTCATGCTCTTACTGTGACACTCCACAGGAAATTGCATCCCAATGCCGGTTTGAACCTGAACCCGGCACCTCTGTATTTGAATATATGTCCAATCCTCTGACAGCTGAAAAGGTTGATTTACTGATCTCAGGGTTCAATAACATACATTCAGTGTCACTGACTGGGGGTGAGCCCCTTTTGTACAGTGATTTTATTAAACACATGCAGACCTCGTATCCGCTATATCTTGAATCAAATATGACACTCCCGGATGCTGCTCGAAATATCCGTGATAATGTGGCGTACGTCTCAGGTGATATAAAACTCATAGATAAGATGGCTGGATCTGAACTGGAGCATCATCTTGACAGTACAATCAGGTGTTTCAGGCAACTCAGGAGCACTTCTGAGAGGATATGCTTTTCCAAAATAGTGATATCAGGGGATACTGATATGCAGCTTCTGTTCAGTGTGGTGGATTCGATATCTGATTATGTATCCTGTGTGGTCTTACAGCCTGTGACCAACAGTCCAAACTCTGCTGATGTCAGGGTACTGCTTGATATTCAGGACCGATTGCTTGATACAGTAGATACAAGAATTATACCTCAGACTCATAAAATGCTAGGGTGTCTCTAA
- a CDS encoding cupredoxin domain-containing protein, which yields MNTKGMLVLLVLAITGISLSMGCLDNGEPLDDMNNTIPSADGNGDEYVDIVLESFTINPDNVTISEGDTVRWINKGPRVHRLLGADFDSGIIEVNETFTHTFESKGQHDYLCIVTALRGTVIVE from the coding sequence ATGAACACAAAAGGAATGCTTGTACTGCTTGTACTGGCCATAACTGGTATTTCTCTTTCAATGGGGTGCCTTGATAATGGTGAGCCTCTGGATGATATGAATAATACCATCCCTTCGGCTGATGGCAATGGTGATGAATATGTGGATATTGTCCTTGAATCATTTACGATAAATCCTGATAATGTGACCATCTCTGAAGGAGATACTGTCAGATGGATCAACAAAGGTCCCAGGGTTCACAGGCTGCTTGGAGCTGATTTTGATTCTGGAATAATAGAAGTGAATGAAACCTTCACACACACATTTGAATCAAAGGGCCAGCATGATTATTTGTGCATAGTTACTGCTTTGAGAGGAACTGTTATTGTGGAATGA
- the pth2 gene encoding peptidyl-tRNA hydrolase Pth2 — MSEYKQCIIIRDDLKLSKGKLAVQVAHAAVSAMQWADRDAIEKWKRGGQKKVVLRVATLKEMFELREEARRKNLPVALIQDAGLTQVEPGTVTVLGIGPADAEVLDRVTGHLKLV, encoded by the coding sequence ATGAGCGAATACAAACAGTGTATTATAATCAGAGATGACCTGAAGCTTTCAAAGGGAAAACTGGCAGTCCAGGTAGCACATGCTGCTGTATCTGCCATGCAGTGGGCTGACAGGGATGCGATTGAAAAATGGAAAAGAGGCGGCCAGAAAAAAGTTGTTCTAAGGGTTGCGACACTGAAAGAAATGTTCGAGCTGAGGGAAGAAGCAAGGAGAAAAAACCTTCCTGTTGCACTTATACAGGATGCAGGTCTGACACAGGTTGAACCCGGTACTGTAACAGTGCTGGGAATAGGGCCGGCTGATGCTGAGGTACTTGACCGGGTCACAGGTCACCTGAAACTTGTCTGA
- a CDS encoding DUF3303 domain-containing protein, with product MLFMDISTWEPHDRDEILKHFKELKVPEGIKIKNQWVDLTGGRYFILYEAESAEAVAAFNLPWSDICLIESIPVMETGEFMSLMSKYK from the coding sequence ATGTTATTTATGGATATAAGTACCTGGGAGCCACATGACAGAGATGAAATATTAAAACACTTCAAGGAACTGAAAGTTCCGGAAGGAATAAAGATCAAGAATCAGTGGGTTGACCTCACTGGGGGAAGATACTTTATACTTTACGAAGCAGAGTCAGCTGAAGCGGTTGCAGCGTTCAACCTTCCATGGTCAGATATCTGCCTCATTGAATCAATACCTGTTATGGAAACAGGTGAATTCATGAGCCTGATGTCAAAATATAAATAA
- a CDS encoding DUF434 domain-containing protein — translation MRNENEKNILISAADDIRYLLKRGYPKPGALRFVCNHYRLDSEYRNILNRVTVSPDIAQDRMKKRTECCQLTGKKIAVDGYNLLITVDSMLTGHTLWKCDDGFIRDARGAFRGYSITPATYKAVKCVLSLLSKNSPAYVKILLDTQMSRSGELAGYMREQFNHTILNFEVKTSRRVDHDLKKCSEDMIIATSDGVIIDAAAKVVDLAGCISKDIQINPEKIPSKIQICSSKNNDQYE, via the coding sequence ATGAGAAATGAAAATGAGAAAAATATCCTGATTAGTGCTGCAGATGATATAAGATACCTGCTAAAAAGAGGTTATCCAAAACCAGGTGCACTTCGATTTGTATGCAATCACTACCGTCTGGACAGTGAATATAGAAATATATTAAACAGGGTAACAGTATCTCCTGATATTGCACAGGATCGTATGAAAAAAAGGACAGAGTGCTGTCAGCTTACAGGAAAAAAAATTGCAGTTGATGGATACAATCTCCTGATAACTGTTGACAGCATGTTAACAGGTCATACATTATGGAAATGCGACGACGGTTTTATACGGGATGCAAGAGGTGCATTCAGAGGATATTCAATAACTCCTGCGACCTACAAAGCCGTGAAATGTGTATTGTCCCTGCTTTCAAAGAATTCACCTGCATATGTGAAAATACTACTGGATACTCAAATGAGCAGGAGCGGAGAACTTGCAGGATACATGAGAGAACAGTTTAACCATACAATCCTGAATTTTGAGGTGAAAACATCACGCAGGGTGGACCACGATCTTAAAAAATGCAGTGAGGACATGATCATTGCTACCTCAGACGGAGTGATAATTGATGCTGCAGCAAAGGTTGTAGATCTTGCAGGATGTATTTCAAAAGATATACAGATAAATCCCGAAAAGATACCTTCTAAAATTCAGATATGTTCATCTAAAAATAATGATCAATATGAATGA
- the mptN gene encoding tetrahydromethanopterin:alpha-L-glutamate ligase, with amino-acid sequence MNEIAIIVTEPDDWTASSLMDSVKVYGGKPIAVNLSTVQCRIDRSSTCSAEEIDIFSMDGIIVRDIGSGTLDEMAFRSDILVQAQEMGIPVINSPESIQKAANKYYSTHLFSKAGLPHPPTRAVQDLDSAMNVVEEFRDCIIKPIFGYKGMDILRIRNGIIISQDGRTDRSLQIENVMDRIIENRGVVYIQKFIENPGRDIRCFVVGGSVAGAILRNAQPGSWISNLSQGSIPEKYIPSEHIKEMACRAAETIGTVFSGVDIIEGPNGPVILEINATPSGAGIYRAWGINVSDHIVRYLFETIK; translated from the coding sequence ATGAATGAGATTGCAATCATAGTGACTGAGCCTGATGACTGGACTGCTTCCTCCCTGATGGATTCTGTCAAGGTTTATGGAGGAAAACCGATAGCTGTAAACCTTTCCACTGTACAGTGCAGAATAGACAGATCCAGTACCTGTAGTGCTGAAGAAATTGATATTTTCAGCATGGATGGAATTATCGTAAGGGATATAGGTTCAGGTACCCTTGATGAAATGGCATTTCGATCAGATATACTGGTTCAGGCCCAGGAGATGGGAATCCCTGTGATCAATTCTCCAGAATCCATACAGAAAGCTGCCAACAAATATTATTCAACCCACCTATTCTCAAAGGCTGGACTCCCCCATCCACCTACAAGAGCAGTACAGGACCTTGACAGTGCAATGAATGTGGTTGAAGAATTCAGAGATTGTATAATCAAGCCGATTTTTGGATATAAGGGCATGGATATTTTGAGAATAAGGAATGGAATAATCATAAGCCAGGATGGAAGAACGGACAGGTCATTGCAGATAGAAAATGTCATGGACAGGATCATTGAAAATAGAGGTGTAGTATATATACAGAAATTCATAGAGAACCCTGGCCGTGATATAAGATGTTTTGTTGTTGGCGGAAGTGTGGCAGGTGCGATCTTGCGCAATGCACAGCCAGGATCATGGATCAGTAACCTGAGCCAGGGAAGCATTCCGGAAAAGTATATACCTTCTGAACATATCAAAGAAATGGCCTGTCGTGCTGCAGAGACCATTGGAACTGTTTTTAGCGGGGTAGATATCATTGAAGGACCTAACGGACCGGTAATACTGGAAATAAATGCCACACCTTCCGGAGCTGGCATATACAGAGCATGGGGTATAAATGTATCAGACCATATAGTAAGATATCTTTTTGAGACCATCAAATAA
- the ftsA gene encoding coenzyme F390 synthetase — protein sequence MNNFFNPVMETMPRSDLEAMIDERIKYTVQYAADNSPFYRKWFREHNIDPANITSHEDLLNLPIISSNTIRNYQPPETSDFEFKSIDWNRIFTIHETSGTSGIPKSFFLTWDDWQRYAEKYSRAFVSQGFGPGDRVVVCASYGMNVGANTMTLAARDVGMTIIPEGKCMFPVRIMTSYKPTAIVGSVFKLIKLAQRMKESGIEPSESSIQRLVVGGESFAEESRQYVSQLWGCEVYNTYGSTEGTMCGECSQIDGLHVPEDLVHLDVYDPQLRTFVEDGECGRAILTTLLPPGARCGTLLLNYDTEDTTLVHSRKKCACGRTHMKIENPQREAETFWIAGSPFNRVDVERGVFQRENMEYLTGEYEAFIYGGDDEGETILRVSIECMDSMFKEAETVKENFTRAFLKHKPLLRNAFDDEVLKIIFNFTQPGQLELYKVKGRPKRVVDRR from the coding sequence ATGAATAATTTCTTCAATCCTGTAATGGAAACAATGCCTCGCAGTGACCTGGAAGCAATGATAGATGAAAGGATAAAATACACTGTACAGTATGCAGCTGATAACTCACCTTTTTACAGAAAATGGTTCAGGGAGCACAATATTGATCCTGCCAACATAACCAGTCATGAAGACCTTCTCAACCTGCCGATCATTTCCAGCAATACTATCAGGAACTATCAGCCACCTGAAACCTCTGACTTTGAATTTAAGAGTATAGACTGGAATCGCATATTCACAATCCATGAAACCAGCGGTACCAGCGGCATCCCAAAATCATTTTTTCTGACATGGGATGACTGGCAGAGATATGCAGAAAAGTATTCAAGAGCATTTGTTTCCCAGGGATTTGGACCCGGTGATAGGGTTGTTGTATGCGCATCCTATGGCATGAACGTTGGTGCAAATACAATGACACTTGCTGCCAGAGATGTTGGAATGACCATTATCCCTGAAGGCAAATGCATGTTTCCGGTAAGAATAATGACCTCATACAAACCCACAGCAATTGTCGGAAGTGTCTTCAAACTGATAAAATTGGCACAGAGAATGAAAGAATCCGGAATTGAGCCTTCAGAGTCCAGTATCCAGAGACTGGTTGTTGGAGGAGAGAGCTTTGCGGAAGAATCGAGGCAATATGTTTCACAGCTGTGGGGGTGTGAGGTCTATAATACCTATGGCAGCACTGAAGGTACCATGTGCGGAGAATGCAGTCAAATAGATGGACTGCACGTTCCTGAAGATCTGGTGCATCTGGATGTATATGACCCGCAGCTCAGGACTTTTGTAGAAGATGGGGAGTGCGGACGTGCAATATTGACAACCCTGCTGCCACCGGGCGCAAGATGCGGCACCCTTCTTCTCAACTATGATACCGAGGACACCACCCTTGTGCATTCAAGAAAGAAATGTGCCTGCGGCAGAACACATATGAAGATCGAGAATCCACAGCGTGAAGCTGAAACTTTCTGGATCGCAGGCAGTCCCTTTAACAGAGTGGATGTTGAGAGAGGAGTTTTTCAGAGAGAGAATATGGAATATCTAACTGGTGAATATGAGGCTTTCATATATGGAGGGGATGATGAAGGGGAGACCATATTAAGAGTCAGTATTGAATGCATGGATTCAATGTTCAAAGAAGCTGAAACCGTAAAAGAAAACTTCACCAGGGCATTTCTGAAACATAAACCACTGCTGAGGAATGCTTTTGATGACGAGGTCCTAAAAATAATCTTTAATTTCACACAACCAGGTCAGCTGGAACTGTATAAGGTCAAAGGAAGACCAAAAAGGGTGGTTGACAGACGATAA
- the queC gene encoding 7-cyano-7-deazaguanine synthase QueC — translation MRAISLLSSGLDSVVATASANENMDIVLALIFDYGQRAARREIEFSRRICEHFDIECKVIELNWLAEITDTSLVNRDVDIPHISEDDILSDSPETVEYSAKQVWVPNRNGVMINIAASFAESMDCEYIVTGFNGEEAETFPDNSLYFLEAVNMSLSYSTKNGVEVIAPLIDCNKTEIVKKGLEINAPLEWSWSCYHDGETPCGVCESCMRRKMAFENAGVQDPLLLRCGNLNGQN, via the coding sequence ATGAGAGCTATATCATTATTAAGCAGTGGCCTTGATTCTGTTGTGGCAACCGCTTCTGCAAACGAAAATATGGATATTGTACTGGCACTTATTTTTGATTACGGACAGCGTGCAGCCAGACGTGAGATCGAATTTTCCAGGAGAATATGTGAGCATTTTGATATTGAATGTAAAGTAATCGAACTGAACTGGCTGGCTGAAATTACTGATACTTCCCTTGTGAACAGGGACGTGGATATTCCACATATTTCAGAAGATGACATTCTTTCCGATTCGCCGGAAACCGTAGAATATTCAGCAAAGCAGGTATGGGTTCCAAATAGAAATGGTGTTATGATCAATATAGCTGCCAGCTTTGCAGAGAGTATGGACTGTGAGTATATAGTAACTGGATTTAATGGCGAGGAAGCCGAAACATTTCCTGACAACTCCCTTTATTTTCTAGAAGCTGTCAATATGTCCCTATCATATTCCACAAAGAACGGAGTTGAGGTAATAGCTCCTCTGATAGACTGCAATAAAACAGAGATTGTGAAAAAGGGGCTTGAGATCAATGCGCCACTTGAGTGGAGCTGGAGCTGCTATCATGATGGTGAGACTCCATGTGGTGTCTGTGAGAGTTGTATGAGAAGAAAGATGGCATTTGAGAACGCCGGTGTTCAGGATCCTCTTCTTTTAAGATGCGGGAATTTGAATGGTCAGAACTGA
- the queD gene encoding 6-carboxytetrahydropterin synthase QueD — MSKMKLGIIEHIDSAHYLPAHDSCGIVHGHTYRVEVVIEGEKKESGMVMDFYDMKKKIKDILSTYDHVLLNDILDYPSAENICEHIHSKLSNELGYPLSVKVWEGHNKWCELSSIE; from the coding sequence ATGAGTAAAATGAAACTTGGAATTATAGAACATATAGATAGTGCACATTATCTGCCTGCTCATGATTCATGTGGGATTGTGCATGGACATACGTATAGGGTTGAAGTGGTTATTGAAGGTGAAAAGAAGGAAAGTGGAATGGTAATGGACTTCTATGACATGAAAAAGAAAATCAAGGATATTCTCAGTACCTATGACCATGTTCTTCTAAATGATATCCTTGATTACCCCAGTGCAGAGAACATATGTGAACATATCCATTCAAAGCTGAGCAATGAACTGGGGTATCCCCTATCTGTAAAGGTGTGGGAAGGCCATAATAAATGGTGTGAACTAAGTTCAATTGAATGA
- the ala gene encoding alanine dehydrogenase: protein MDILFLNQKDVKKILDMSSAIEVNEDAFLQHGLGNVQMPVKSYLYMHEYNGDLRTMPAFIENQDICGVKVVNVHPDNQRVGLPTVMAVVLLNSTSTGAPLAMMEASYLTDVRTGAAGGIAAKYLARKNSHVIGMIGAGHQAHTQLLALSHLFDIKHVKVTSADMEENEMLERDLKPVLDCEFTLTMDIEEVCDCDILVTTTPVRKPLVRREWIKAGTHINAIGADAKGKQELDSELLLHSKVIVDDVPQASHSGEVNVAISEGFMKVDDIYCELGHVIAGVCQGRQSDEEITIFDSTGLAIQDVATANYVYTKALHNNIGKKLEIF, encoded by the coding sequence ATGGATATTCTGTTTTTGAATCAAAAAGATGTAAAAAAAATTCTGGATATGTCGTCGGCAATTGAAGTAAATGAGGATGCTTTTCTTCAACATGGTCTGGGAAATGTTCAGATGCCGGTAAAATCATATCTTTACATGCATGAGTACAATGGTGACCTTCGTACAATGCCTGCTTTTATAGAGAACCAGGATATCTGTGGAGTCAAGGTTGTGAATGTACATCCTGATAATCAAAGGGTAGGACTGCCTACGGTCATGGCAGTTGTACTGCTGAATTCTACAAGTACTGGTGCACCTCTTGCAATGATGGAAGCCTCTTATCTTACTGATGTCCGCACAGGTGCTGCAGGAGGCATTGCAGCAAAATATCTGGCAAGAAAAAACTCTCATGTAATTGGTATGATCGGTGCAGGACACCAGGCCCATACTCAGCTTCTGGCTCTTTCCCACTTGTTTGATATAAAGCATGTAAAGGTAACATCTGCTGACATGGAAGAAAATGAAATGCTTGAGCGGGATCTGAAACCTGTGCTGGATTGTGAATTTACCCTTACCATGGATATTGAAGAAGTGTGTGATTGCGATATACTGGTAACTACTACTCCTGTTAGAAAACCTCTGGTTCGCAGGGAATGGATAAAGGCCGGCACCCACATCAATGCAATTGGTGCTGATGCAAAAGGTAAACAGGAACTTGATTCTGAACTGCTTCTGCATTCAAAGGTCATTGTTGATGATGTTCCTCAGGCATCCCATTCAGGTGAGGTGAATGTGGCGATCTCAGAAGGATTTATGAAGGTGGATGATATTTACTGTGAATTGGGACATGTTATTGCCGGAGTATGCCAGGGAAGACAGAGTGATGAAGAGATCACAATATTTGATTCCACAGGACTGGCAATACAGGATGTTGCAACTGCAAACTATGTTTATACTAAGGCTTTGCATAACAATATCGGAAAAAAGCTTGAGATATTTTAA